The following coding sequences are from one Streptomyces sp. NBC_01294 window:
- a CDS encoding Rv3235 family protein: protein MDTTTRGTIGNDGNRRRPGGRTRTRPAGRRDPRRPAGPPRTLRLGPHHWFAERLLAVVSGLRPVHSLLGHTVGPAYQQLVTLAPADPLRDRLRPVIRQCGRFTPGPGVIEAFARIATGDRLTAMAFRLEQGPDLRWRCAAVEIQGPRP, encoded by the coding sequence ATGGACACCACGACGCGCGGCACGATCGGCAACGACGGGAACCGGCGCCGGCCCGGAGGCCGGACCCGGACCCGGCCCGCCGGCCGGCGCGACCCGCGGCGCCCGGCCGGACCCCCGCGCACCCTGCGGCTCGGCCCGCACCACTGGTTCGCCGAACGCCTCCTGGCGGTGGTCAGCGGCCTGCGCCCGGTCCACTCGCTCCTGGGGCACACCGTCGGCCCCGCCTACCAGCAGCTGGTCACCCTGGCCCCCGCGGACCCCCTGCGCGACCGCCTGCGCCCGGTCATCCGCCAGTGCGGCCGCTTCACCCCCGGCCCGGGAGTCATCGAAGCCTTCGCCCGCATCGCCACAGGCGACCGCCTGACGGCCATGGCCTTCCGCCTGGAACAGGGCCCAGACCTCCGCTGGCGCTGCGCAGCAGTAGAAATCCAGGGCCCCCGCCCGTAA
- a CDS encoding DUF6912 family protein yields the protein MRVYVPLTLPGLAEVHKAGELGPAPLRAYAVTPGLREWYVSDDIEELEYAALNRAAAASLRLLAADAAAPRRRVVVALDVDDKAATATPGVDEATLGQVSLGAAVRLSVAAAVHVDADDADEDVDAAVRALDAADGGDTDAQFVVDGAEDHELLWFGVQEIPGLLK from the coding sequence ATGCGCGTGTACGTCCCCCTGACCCTCCCCGGGCTCGCCGAGGTGCACAAGGCGGGTGAGCTGGGCCCCGCCCCGCTGCGGGCGTACGCCGTCACCCCCGGGCTCCGCGAGTGGTACGTGTCGGACGACATCGAGGAGCTGGAGTACGCGGCCCTGAACCGCGCCGCGGCCGCCTCCCTGCGCCTGCTCGCCGCGGACGCGGCCGCGCCGCGCCGGCGCGTCGTCGTCGCCCTCGACGTCGACGACAAGGCGGCCACCGCCACCCCCGGCGTCGACGAGGCCACCCTCGGCCAGGTGAGCCTCGGCGCCGCCGTGCGGCTCTCCGTGGCCGCCGCCGTGCACGTGGATGCCGATGACGCCGACGAGGACGTGGACGCCGCCGTACGGGCCCTGGACGCCGCCGACGGCGGGGACACGGACGCGCAGTTCGTCGTCGACGGCGCCGAGGACCACGAGCTGCTGTGGTTCGGGGTCCAGGAGATTCCGGGGCTGCTGAAGTGA
- a CDS encoding HAD family hydrolase, with protein sequence MTQPTTEANRPNHIVWDWNGTLLHDIDAVITATNASFAELGFAPITLETYRDLYVVPVPKFYERLMGRLPTDEEWVVMDEAFHRHYWAAAAGAALAEGARELLQEWQRDGLTQSLLSLAPHEKLVPLVEAHGIDRHFLRVDGRVGPSHTSKAGHLVRHLAALDGTGVTAGRTVLIGDAVDDALAAAHVGARAVLYTGGSHSRSSLESAGVPVVDTLAEAVRTARELAE encoded by the coding sequence GTGACCCAGCCGACGACCGAAGCGAACCGTCCGAACCACATCGTCTGGGACTGGAACGGCACGCTCCTCCACGACATCGACGCCGTCATCACCGCGACCAACGCCTCCTTCGCCGAGCTCGGTTTCGCGCCGATCACACTGGAGACCTACCGCGACCTGTACGTCGTGCCGGTGCCGAAGTTCTACGAGCGCCTGATGGGGCGGCTGCCCACCGACGAGGAGTGGGTGGTCATGGACGAGGCCTTCCACCGGCACTACTGGGCCGCCGCCGCGGGCGCCGCGCTCGCCGAGGGCGCCCGGGAGCTGCTCCAGGAGTGGCAGCGGGACGGGCTGACCCAGTCCCTGCTGTCCCTCGCGCCCCACGAGAAGCTCGTACCGCTGGTGGAGGCGCACGGCATCGACCGGCACTTCCTGCGCGTCGACGGGCGGGTCGGGCCCTCCCACACCTCCAAGGCGGGACACCTCGTACGTCACCTGGCCGCCCTGGACGGGACGGGCGTGACGGCAGGCCGTACGGTCCTCATCGGAGACGCCGTGGACGACGCCCTCGCCGCCGCCCACGTCGGTGCGCGGGCGGTCCTCTACACGGGCGGTTCGCACAGCCGCAGCAGTCTGGAATCAGCCGGTGTACCCGTCGTGGACACCCTGGCAGAGGCCGTACGAACAGCTCGTGAGCTGGCCGAATAG